One Littorina saxatilis isolate snail1 unplaced genomic scaffold, US_GU_Lsax_2.0 scaffold_775, whole genome shotgun sequence DNA window includes the following coding sequences:
- the LOC138955948 gene encoding uncharacterized protein, which yields MRKLAPAGSHWGANEKILKTVYQGTVRPHLEYGSSSWATAAKTHQQALDNVQNQALRIITGAMKSTPIQKMEPVTGIPPLSKTRDCKTMEQATKYQCTHDHPMSDRPKKMSLGRLKRSSFALEARALQKKHQTEMPELVEPPSFSLDAPPWEDRQGKLDIQNSVPYLTTKDQQSNVTKKALTLAMLEERYPQEAWRRVYTDGES from the exons ATGCGGAAGCTGGCGCCGGCAGGATCACACTGGGGTGCAAACGAGAAGATCCTGAAAACAGTCTACCAGGGGACTGTACGACCGCACCTCGAGTACGGATCAAGCTCTTGGGCAACAGCAGCCAAGACACACCAGCAGGCCCTAGACAACGTACAGAACCAAGCGCTGAGAATCATCACGGGCGCAATGAAATCAACACCCATACAGAAGATGGAACCGGTGACTGGCATTCCTCCACTGAGCAAAACGCGAGACTGCAAAACAATGGAACAAGCCACCAAGTACCAGTGCACTCATGACCATCCAATGAGTGACAGACCCAAGAAGATGTCCTTAGGCAGGCTGAAAAGATCAAGCTTCGCTCTTGAGGCAAGggctttgcagaagaaacatcagacagagatgccagagctagtggagccaccatctttctcccttgacgccccaccctgggaagacagacaaggaaaactGGACATACAGAACAGTGTCCCCTACCTCACAACAAAGGACCAGCAGAGCAATGTGACGAAAAAAGCCCTGACTCTTGCCATGCTTGAAGAAaggtacccccaagaagcatggagacgggtgtatactgatgg AGAAAGCTGA